Proteins co-encoded in one Brassica oleracea var. oleracea cultivar TO1000 chromosome C4, BOL, whole genome shotgun sequence genomic window:
- the LOC106341251 gene encoding protein YLS9 — MAGGYGPPIYPQAQTYHSQARHGGEVGCSICRCFLNCLGCCGGCILSIVCNILIGIAVCLGVVALILWFILRPNVVKFQVTEANLTRFDLEPHSNNLRYNLSLSFSVRNPNQRLGIHYDRSEARGYYGDQRFAEVDMKSFYQGRKSTTEIGTELNGESLVLLGSGGRKDLREDRKSGVYRIDVKLRFKIRFKFGFLNSWAFKPKIKCHLKVPLGSSGSKGGFQFHPTKCHVDL, encoded by the coding sequence ATGGCGGGCGGATACGGACCTCCGATCTATCCTCAAGCACAAACCTACCACAGCCAAGCCCGACACGGCGGCGAAGTAGGTTGCAGCATCTGTCGCTGCTTCTTAAACTGTCTCGGTTGCTGCGGCGGTTGCATCTTAAGCATCGTCTGCAACATCCTCATCGGTATAGCCGTTTGCCTCGGAGTCGTCGCTCTGATCCTCTGGTTCATACTCCGACCCAACGTCGTGAAGTTCCAAGTCACGGAAGCTAATTTGACGAGATTCGATCTCGAACCACATAGCAATAACCTCCGCTACAACCTCTCGTTGAGTTTCTCGGTTCGCAACCCTAATCAACGTCTCGGGATACATTACGATCGGTCAGAGGCGAGGGGTTATTACGGTGACCAGCGTTTCGCTGAGGTGGATATGAAGTCGTTTTATCAGGGACGTAAGAGTACGACGGAGATTGGGACGGAGTTGAACGGAGAGAGTTTGGTTTTGCTAGGTTCCGGTGGCCGGAAGGATCTCAGGGAGGATAGGAAGTCTGGGGTTTACAGGATCGACGTGAAGCTGAGGTTTAAGATCAGGTTTAAGTTTGGGTTTTTGAACTCGTGGGCCTTTAAGCCCAAGATTAAGTGTCATCTCAAGGTTCCGTTGGGTTCCTCTGGTTCCAAGGGAGGGTTCCAGTTTCATCCTACCAAGTGCCACGTTGACCTCTAA
- the LOC106342806 gene encoding 4-sulfomuconolactone hydrolase, with protein sequence MAVATLRLTIPLAFSTHPLTSSLRFPARKSIGNSTSSFRTVRMAANVGSDPETTSSASRVIDSHLHVWASPQEAATYPYFPGQEPTLTGDVEFLLKNMEEARVDGALIVQPINHKFDHSLVTSVLKKYPSKFVGCCLANPAEDGSGIKELESLVLESNYKAVRFNPYLWPSGQKMTNDVGKAMFSKAGELGVPVGFMCMKGLDLHIAEIEELCTEFPKTTVLLDHAGFCKVPENGEAKDTYTQLMELSRFPQVYVKFSALFRISRTGFPYQDLTPLLSQVVSNFGANRVMWGSDFPFVVLECGYKEAKEAVTIIAKQASLSSSDMDWILGKTLMQIFPGQWVLP encoded by the exons ATGGCAGTTGCGACTCTGAGATTAACGATTCCTTTAGCATTCTCCACTCACCCTCTAACCTCTTCCCTACGGTTCCCAGCGAGAAAATCAATTGGCAACTCGACATCATCCTTCAGAACCGTGAGAATGGCAGCTAATGTCGGGTCCGACCCTGAAACGACGTCGTCTGCTTCCAGAGTCATCGATTCCCATCTCCACGTCTGGGCTTCTCCTCAAGAG GCGGCGACTTATCCTTATTTTCCAGGCCAAGAACCTACCTTGACTGGCGATGTCGAGTTCTTGCTCAAG AACATGGAAGAGGCAAGAGTCGATGGAGCTCTCATTGTGCAACCCATCAATCACAAGTTTGATCACTCTTTAGTAACAAG TGTTCTGAAGAAGTACCCGTCTAAGTTTGTTGGCTGCTGCCTTGCAAATCCTGCAGAAGATGGCAGTGGAATTAAGGAGCTTGAGAGTCTTGTTCTAGAG AGTAATTACAAAGCTGTTCGGTTCAATCCCTATTTGTGGCCGTCGGGTCAGAAG ATGACAAATGATGTTGGAAAAGCTATGTTCTCCAAGGCAGGGGAGCTTGGTGTGCCTGTTGGCTTCATGTGCATGAAG GGTCTGGATCTGCACATTGCAGAAATTGAGGAACTGTGCACGGAGTTTCCAAAGACAACTGTTTTACTAGATCACGCTGGATTCTGCAAAGTACCAGA AAATGGTGAGGCTAAGGATACTTATACTCAACTCATGGAGCTCTCTAGATTCCCACAG GTATATGTGAAATTCAGTGCTCTATTCAGGATATCAAGAACGGGTTTCCCCTATCAGGACCTAACGCCTCTCCTATCTCAAGTTGTGTCCAATTTTGGGGCAAATCGTGTCATGTGGGGCAG TGACTTCCCATTTGTGGTTCTTGAATGTGGATACAAAGAAGCCAAAGAAGCTGTGACCATTATTGCAAAACAAGCATCCTTGTCAAGTTCTGACATGGACTGGATCCTGGGAAAGACGTTGATGCAGATATTCCCTGGACAATGGGTTCTTCCTTGA
- the LOC106342807 gene encoding zinc finger CCCH domain-containing protein 28, with protein sequence MSHRRDSTTDAVHVIPTNDPPPENPFPSPVWASTEDDYSRVSAANNDETESPCKKTRGSPSSSSSSEIGKAFFKTKLCCNFRAGSCPYVASTCHFAHSAEELRRPTAGESVRPYKGRHCKKFNSGEGCPYGESCTFLHDEASRNREGFAVSLGHRGGGNVVAAASPNWKTRMCNKWEMSGYCPFGTNCRFAHGASELHRFGGGLVEEEEGKIGTSSTLDTKKTGQASLASPGVRTSNAVTQKPNGVRVVRKWKGPDRISRVYGDWIDDIE encoded by the exons ATGAGTCATCGCAGGGATTCCACCACCGATGCAGTCCACGTCATACCCACCAACGACCCTCCCCCGGAGAATCCGTTTCCCAGTCCCGTATGGGCCTCCACTGAGGATGATTACAGCCGTGTCTCTGCGGCCAACAACGACGAAACAGAGTCTCCGTGCAAGAAAACACGCGGCTCTCCCTCTTCCTCCTCCTCCTCGGAGATCGGGAAAGCCTTCTTCAAGACCAAGCTCTGCTGCAACTTCCGCGCAGGAAGCTGTCCGTACGTCGCGAGCACTTGCCATTTCGCTCACAGCGCGGAGGAGCTCCGCCGTCCGACGGCGGGGGAGAGTGTGAGACCGTACAAGGGAAGGCATTGCAAGAAGTTTAACAGCGGAGAAGGGTGTCCTTACGGAGAAAGCTGTACGTTTCTACACGACGAGGCTTCGAGAAACAGAGAGGGCTTCGCCGTTAGTTTAGGCCATCGTGGTGGAGGCAATGTTGTTGCTGCTGCTTCTCCGAATTGGAAGACAAGGATGTGCAACAAGTGGGAGATGAGTGGGTATTGTCCTTTCGGTACTAACTGCCGTTTTGCTCATGGAGCTTCAG AGTTGCATAGATTTGGTGGGGGACTTGTGGAAGAAGAAGAAGGTAAGATCGGAACATCTTCCACTCTTGACACAAAGAAGACAGGACAAGCTAGTCTTGCTTCTCCTGGAGTCAGAACATCTAATGCCGTTACTCAGAAACCCAACGGAGTCAGGGTTGTAAGGAAATGGAAAGGACCGGATAGAATCAGCCGGGTTTATGGTGATTGGATCGACGATATTGAATAA
- the LOC106338025 gene encoding RING-H2 finger protein ATL28-like, whose product MASTTTSTIPATEVFPSVTMPITVVLTCVLLLVLVCGFISLFFWKCFLHRLFSAWTRQRTPYGDLIHVTTPPEQTGLDPFIIKSFPVFLYSSATVKNQCTECAICLSEFSDEDTVRLITVCRHGFHSVCIDLWFESHKTCPVCRCELDPGLVGSGSHESLHNTVTITIQDLNHDQENPPSASSSKRLRRFSRSHSTGHFMVKMTDVNVKIKRRHYQTRNSVMFKENAHTTSLSKREASAWRFSRSHSTGHFMGKTTYNEAAEYGMAW is encoded by the coding sequence ATGGCGTCAACAACAACATCAACAATACCAGCTACCGAAGTTTTCCCTAGCGTTACCATGCCCATCACGGTAGTCTTAACCTGCGTTCTTCTCTTGGTCCTTGTCTGCGGATTCATCTCTCTCTTCTTCTGGAAATGTTTTCTGCACCGGTTGTTCTCAGCTTGGACCCGTCAGAGAACGCCCTACGGTGACCTAATCCACGTCACCACTCCCCCTGAACAGACAGGCCTCGACCCATTCATCATCAAGTCGTTTCCCGTCTTCCTCTATTCGTCAGCAACAGTGAAAAACCAATGTACGGAGTGTGCTATCTGCTTGTCAGAGTTTTCGGATGAAGACACCGTTAGGTTAATAACGGTTTGTCGTCACGGGTTTCATTCAGTTTGCATTGATCTTTGGTTTGAGTCACACAAGACTTGTCCTGTTTGCCGGTGTGAGCTAGACCCGGGTCTGGTCGGATCTGGAAGCCATGAGTCTTTGCACAACACAGTCACGATTACTATTCAAGACCTGAACCATGACCAAGAGAATCCTCCTAGCGCTAGCTCAAGCAAACGGCTTAGGAGGTTCTCCAGGTCACATTCTACGGGACATTTCATGGTTAAGATGACGGATGTTAATGTGAAGATCAAAAGAAGACATTACCAAACAAGAAACAGTGTTATGTTCAAGGAAAACGCTCATACCACTAGTTTAAGCAAAAGGGAAGCATCGGCTTGGAGATTCTCGAGGTCACATTCTACAGGGCATTTTATGGGTAAGACTACGTATAATGAAGCTGCAGAATACGGGATGGCTTGGTGA
- the LOC106336974 gene encoding ribose-phosphate pyrophosphokinase 1, chloroplastic — protein sequence MASLALSFPPAAAKTPSYLSSSSSTFFSSFLSFTTSQSHSRNSVFASIKCDLGNGNPSIPIINERTLPKFLESARMEKSANRTNNNTRLKLFSGTANPALSQEIAWYMGLDLGKIKIKRFADGEIYVQLEESVRGCDVYLVQPTCTPTNENLMELLIMVDACRRASAKKVTAVIPYFGYARADRKTQGRESIAAKLVANLITEAGADRVLACDLHSGQSMGYFDIPVDHVYCQPVILDYLASKSIAAEDLVVVSPDVGGVARARAFAKKLSDAPLAIVDKRRSGHNVAEVMNLIGDVKGKVAVMVDDMIDTAGTIVKGAALLHQEGAREVYACCTHAVFSPPAIERLSGGLLQEVIVTNTLPVAEKNYFPQLTILSVANLLGETIWRVHDDSSVSSIFL from the exons ATGGCGTCGCTGGCTTTGTCCTTTCCTCCCGCCGCCGCTAAAACGCCGTCGTATTTGTCCTCGTCGTCTTCGACTTTCTTCTCCTCTTTTCTCTCGTTTACTACCTCTCAGTCTCACTCCCGAAACTCTGTCTTCGCTTCTATT AAATGCGATCTTGGGAATGGGAACCCAAGCATCCCAATCATCAACGAGAGGACACTCCCAAAGTTCTTAGAATCCGCACGGATGGAGAAATCAGCCAACAGAACCAACAACAACACCAGGCTCAAGCTATTCTCCGGCACCGCGAATCCAGCGCTCTCTCAAGAGATCGCTTGGTACATGGGCTTGGACCTCGGCAAGATCAAGATCAAGAGATTCGCTGACGGAGAGATCTACGTTCAGCTGGAAGAGAGCGTCAGGGGGTGCGACGTCTACTTGGTGCAGCCCACTTGCACTCCGACTAACGAGAATCTGATGGAGCTTTTGATCATGGTAGACGCTTGTAGAAGAGCGTCTGCCAAGAAAGTTACGGCTGTGATTCCTTATTTTGGATATGCCAGAGCTGACAGGAAG ACACAAGGGCGTGAATCCATTGCTGCTAAATTGGTTGCTAACCTTATTACCGAAGCTGGTGCAGATCGAGTGCTTGCTTGTGATCTTCATTCAGGACAGTCTATGGGTTATTTCGACATTCCGGTGGATCATGTGTACTGCCAG CCGGTGATACTTGATTATCTAGCTAGCAAGTCAATTGCGGCAGAGGATTTGGTAGTGGTTTCTCCTGATGTTGGTGGAGTAGCCAGAGCACGCGCTTTTGCTAAGAAGCTATCAGATGCGCCACTTGCAATTGTTGATAAAAGGCGTTCAGGACACAATGTTGCTGAG GTGATGAACCTAATTGGTGATGTAAAAGGGAAGGTGGCAGTAATGGTTGATGATATGATTGATACCGCTG GAACCATTGTGAAAGGAGCAGCTTTGTTACACCAAGAGGGTGCTCGGGAGGTATATGCGTGTTGCACTCACGCTGTTTTCAG CCCGCCTGCGATAGAGAGATTATCAGGAGGTTTGCTTCAAGAAGTGATAGTGACAAATACTTTGCCAGTAGCTGAGAAGAATTACTTCCCGCAGTTGACGATTTTGTCGGTGGCTAATCTTCTTGGTGAGACGATTTGGCGTGTCCATGATGATAGCTCCGTCAGCAGCATTTTCCTTTGA